In Mobula birostris isolate sMobBir1 chromosome 15, sMobBir1.hap1, whole genome shotgun sequence, the following proteins share a genomic window:
- the galr1b gene encoding galanin receptor type 1b isoform X3, whose protein sequence is MDTDNMFSSSNNVSRGNASSDTFQVGAEAVVVPIVFGLIFFLGVVGNTLVLVVLGRTKSRSSESTTNTFILNLSVASLSFLVFCVPFEATIYSLPEWVFGAFLCKTVHYFKTATMLVSIFTMVAMSVDRYIAVVHCKRRPRIRNRRNASAGVALIWLLSLLVAAPVAQHQNLYSEYSEAPNKSFCWGIWHNKIQQQVYSVGILIIGYLLPLLLICFCYAKILFHLHKKMKNMSKKSKRSKKKK, encoded by the exons ATGGATACGGACAACATGTTCTCCAGCAGCAACAACGTTTCCCGGGGAAACGCCAGCTCGGATACCTTCCAGGTCGGAGCAGAGGCGGTGGTAGTGCCCATTGTCTTTGGCTTGATATTCTTTCTCGGCGTTGTTGGGAACACCCTAGTGTTGGTCGTCCTGGGACGGACCAAATCGAGGAGTTCGGAGAGTACAACCAACACCTTCATCCTGAATCTCAGTGTTGCCAGCCTCTCCTTCCTGGTGTTCTGTGTGCCCTTCGAAGCCACGATTTACTCGCTCCCCGAGTGGGTATTTGGCGCCTTCCTTTGCAAGACGGTGCACTATTTTAAGACGGCGACAATGCTGGTGAGCATCTTCACCATGGTGGCCATGTCGGTGGACAGGTACATCGCTGTGGTCCACTGCAAGCGACGGCCGCGCATCCGGAACAGGAGGAACGCCTCGGCGGGAGTGGCGCTGATTTGGCTGCTTTCGCTGCTGGTTGCAGCGCCCGTGGCTCAGCACCAGAATCTGTATTCGGAATATTCGGAAGCCCCGAACAAATCCTTCTGCTGGGGAATATGGCACAACAAAATCCAGCAGCAGGTCTACAGCGTGGGCATCCTGATCATCGGGTACCTGCTGCCTTTGCTGCTAATCTGCTTCTGCTATGCTAAG ATCTTGTTTCATCTCCATAAGAAGATGAAGAACATGTCGAAGAAATCAAAGCGATCCAAGAAAAAG
- the galr1b gene encoding galanin receptor type 1b isoform X2 encodes MDTDNMFSSSNNVSRGNASSDTFQVGAEAVVVPIVFGLIFFLGVVGNTLVLVVLGRTKSRSSESTTNTFILNLSVASLSFLVFCVPFEATIYSLPEWVFGAFLCKTVHYFKTATMLVSIFTMVAMSVDRYIAVVHCKRRPRIRNRRNASAGVALIWLLSLLVAAPVAQHQNLYSEYSEAPNKSFCWGIWHNKIQQQVYSVGILIIGYLLPLLLICFCYAKILFHLHKKMKNMSKKSKRSKKKNMILYC; translated from the exons ATGGATACGGACAACATGTTCTCCAGCAGCAACAACGTTTCCCGGGGAAACGCCAGCTCGGATACCTTCCAGGTCGGAGCAGAGGCGGTGGTAGTGCCCATTGTCTTTGGCTTGATATTCTTTCTCGGCGTTGTTGGGAACACCCTAGTGTTGGTCGTCCTGGGACGGACCAAATCGAGGAGTTCGGAGAGTACAACCAACACCTTCATCCTGAATCTCAGTGTTGCCAGCCTCTCCTTCCTGGTGTTCTGTGTGCCCTTCGAAGCCACGATTTACTCGCTCCCCGAGTGGGTATTTGGCGCCTTCCTTTGCAAGACGGTGCACTATTTTAAGACGGCGACAATGCTGGTGAGCATCTTCACCATGGTGGCCATGTCGGTGGACAGGTACATCGCTGTGGTCCACTGCAAGCGACGGCCGCGCATCCGGAACAGGAGGAACGCCTCGGCGGGAGTGGCGCTGATTTGGCTGCTTTCGCTGCTGGTTGCAGCGCCCGTGGCTCAGCACCAGAATCTGTATTCGGAATATTCGGAAGCCCCGAACAAATCCTTCTGCTGGGGAATATGGCACAACAAAATCCAGCAGCAGGTCTACAGCGTGGGCATCCTGATCATCGGGTACCTGCTGCCTTTGCTGCTAATCTGCTTCTGCTATGCTAAG ATCTTGTTTCATCTCCATAAGAAGATGAAGAACATGTCGAAGAAATCAAAGCGATCCAAGAAAAAG